TGCGGAACACGGGTCACGTCTCCGTACGAGTACATGCCTGTCGGGCGCTCCGTGGCGCCCACCGAGATTGTGACGTTGTCGATGAGCCTGGTCGAGCCCGACCACGCCGCGACGGCGAGCAGGCCTTCGGCCGGAGAACGATCCAGCGGCGCCAGGGTGTCGGGGTCGACCAGCTCCGCGTAGTCCAGCCGCAGCCGCGGCTCGGCCGCCAGCGTCGCCCGCGCGGCGTCGCGGACCGCCGCGGGGCCTTGCGCCGCAACGGTTTCCGCGCCCCGCAGCGCGCGCGAGATGGCGAGGGCGGCGTCGCGCTCGGCGTCGGTGAGGTAGCGGTTGCGGCTGGACAGCGCCAGGCCGTCCGGCTCCCGCACCGTCGGCACGCCCACAACCTCGACCGGAAAGTCCAGGTCGCGCACCATCCGCCGGATCAGCGCGAGCTGCTGCGCGTCCTTGCGCCCGAACACCGCGACGTCCGGCCGGGTCAGGTGCAGCAGCTTCGCGACGACGGTGAGGACGCCGTCGAAGTGGCCGGGCCGCGTACGGCCTTCCAGCACGTCGCCGAGCGGCCCGGCGCTCACCGTCACGAGCGGGCGTTCCGGGTAGACGACGTCCGGCGCCGGCGTGAAGACCAGGTCCACGCCCTCCGCCTCGCAGGCGGCCAGGTCGGCGTCGAGCGTGCGGGGGTAGCGGTCGAGGTCCTCGTTCGGGCCGAACTGGAGCGGGTTCACGAAGATGGTCGCGACCGTGCTGGCCGCGCGTTCGCGCGCGACGCGCATCAGCGCGCGGTGGCCCTCGTGCAGCGCGCCCATCGTCATCACGACGGCGGTCGTGCCGTTGAGTTCGGCTCGCGCGGCGGCGAGGTCGGCGCGGGTCGTGACGACGTTCACGGCGTCCCTCCGGCGAGGGCGTCGAGCAGCGCCTCCGCGCTGGTGGCGTCGAGGCGGCCGTCGCGCAGCGCGCGGTCGGCGGTGAGGCGGGCCAGCGCGGTGTAGGCCGGCACCACCTCCGGCGCGTTGCCCCGGAGGACGTCGAGGTGGGCGGCGACCGTGCCCGCGTCGCCGCGCGACACCGGCCCGGTGAGGGCCGCGTCGCCGCGGCGGAGGGCGTTGTCCAGGGCCGCGCCGAGCAGCGGCGCGAGCAGGAGGTCGGGGCGTTCGGCGCCGGCGGCGCGCAGCAGGTCGGCGGCCGTCGTGACGAGCGTCACGAGGTAGTTGGAGCCCCAGGCGAGCGCCGCGTGGTACAGCACGCGCGCCTCCTCCGGCACCCACACCGGCTCGCCGCCCATCTCCACCACCAGCGCCTCGCCCGCCGCGCGCAACGGCTCCGGGGCGGTCACGCCGAAGCTCGTGCCGTTGAGCCGCTCGACGTCCTCCGCGCCGCCCGCGAACGTCATCACCGGGTGCAGCGCGAGCGGCAGGGCGCCGTGGGCGGCGGCCGGTCGCAGCACGTCGAGGCCGTGCCGGCCGCTGGTGTGCGCGACGAGCTGGCCCGGCCGGAACGCGCCGACCTCGGCCAGTCCGTTGACCACCTGCGGGAGCACGTCGTCGGGGACCGTGAGCAGGACCAGGTCGACGCGGCGGACGACCTCGTCGGCGGGCAGCACCTCCGCGCTCGGCAGCCGGTCGGCGGCGCGGCGGCGGGAGGCGTCCGAGACGCCGGAGACGGCGACGACCGCGTGGCCGGCGCGGGAGAGCGCGACGCCGAGCGCGCTGCCGACGCGGCCGGCGCCGACGACGCCGACGGAGAGGCGGGCGGGGCGGTCAGCAGGCTGCACGGGCGTTCCAGTCCTCGGGGGTACCGGACGTACGAGTGCAACGCAGGCTACCGGCCGCCGCTTCCCCCGCCGCTACGCGGCGGTGATGACGACGTTGACCGGCGTGCCACCTGTCGTCTCGGCCGCCTCGTCCGCGAACGAGCGGACGTACTCCGCGAACGCGTCGAGCAGCATCTCGGTCGCCGCGTCGCGGGTGGGGGCCACCGTGATGACGCCCGGGATCTCCGCGAGCCGCGCCTGCACCCAGCCGTTCTCGACGTCCTCGTACACAGCGGTGAACGCCAGTTCCGAGGTCATGTGGTGACAGTAACAAGTAGCAACTTCCGGTGACACCCGTAAGAGACTGTCCGTCGATGACCAAGCTGCGGGATCTAGAGGTCCATCTGCGGGATCAGGGGTGCGCCCTGGTCCGGGAGGGCGGACGTCACTCGATCTGGCTCAACCCCGTGACGAAGGCGCGGACGTCGGTGCCCCGGCACCGCGAGATCCCGCGCACGACCGCGCGGGCGATCTGCCGCCAGCTCGGCGTGCCGGACGTGGAGTAGCCATGGCGTG
The Mycobacteriales bacterium DNA segment above includes these coding regions:
- the panC gene encoding pantoate--beta-alanine ligase encodes the protein MNVVTTRADLAAARAELNGTTAVVMTMGALHEGHRALMRVARERAASTVATIFVNPLQFGPNEDLDRYPRTLDADLAACEAEGVDLVFTPAPDVVYPERPLVTVSAGPLGDVLEGRTRPGHFDGVLTVVAKLLHLTRPDVAVFGRKDAQQLALIRRMVRDLDFPVEVVGVPTVREPDGLALSSRNRYLTDAERDAALAISRALRGAETVAAQGPAAVRDAARATLAAEPRLRLDYAELVDPDTLAPLDRSPAEGLLAVAAWSGSTRLIDNVTISVGATERPTGMYSYGDVTRVP
- a CDS encoding type II toxin-antitoxin system HicA family toxin; this encodes MTKLRDLEVHLRDQGCALVREGGRHSIWLNPVTKARTSVPRHREIPRTTARAICRQLGVPDVE
- a CDS encoding DUF2520 domain-containing protein, with amino-acid sequence MQPADRPARLSVGVVGAGRVGSALGVALSRAGHAVVAVSGVSDASRRRAADRLPSAEVLPADEVVRRVDLVLLTVPDDVLPQVVNGLAEVGAFRPGQLVAHTSGRHGLDVLRPAAAHGALPLALHPVMTFAGGAEDVERLNGTSFGVTAPEPLRAAGEALVVEMGGEPVWVPEEARVLYHAALAWGSNYLVTLVTTAADLLRAAGAERPDLLLAPLLGAALDNALRRGDAALTGPVSRGDAGTVAAHLDVLRGNAPEVVPAYTALARLTADRALRDGRLDATSAEALLDALAGGTP